Genomic window (Spirosoma sp. KCTC 42546):
GATTTGAAAAAATCATCAACACAAATATTCTTCAATTTGGATTTGAGAACACGATGATCCATATCATCTATCCATTTCTGAATCGAATCGGTACTCTATGGGTCACAGGATCAGTGGGGCCAGCGCAGGAACACTTTATCACAAACCTGATCCGGCAGAAAATCATTGTAGCTATAGATGGTCAAAGCAAACACACTGTAACTGGCAAGAAATACCTGCTATTTCTACCGGAGGGAGAATTTCATGAGATAAGCCTGTTATTTGCGAACTATATTATTCGTGCCCGCTCTAATAAAGTTATCTATCTGGGGCAAAGTTTACCATTTGAGGAGCTAGCTTATGCCTACGAGCGACACAAGCCTGATTATTTATTTACCGTTATAACGTCACATCCGTCAAACCATGAAGTGCAGCCTTATGTAAACCGTCTGGCGAAAACCTTCTCAGATTCTCATATCATTATGACAGGATATCAGGTTGTGGGGCAGGACATTGATAGTCCAGATAATACGACGATTATTAACCAGATTAATGATTTGGTCCGAATTGCCACGAATTGAGGTTTTCCAATTTTTCTCTCCAGTTAGTTGCCCCGTGTGAATGATAAAGCACGACGTTCTGCATACGTATATATGTCGCGGGCAAGTTGAAATCCAACGTGACCACCTACACGGGGCGTTTCCAGAAAAATTGATGCATGATGTTCCGCCAGCCAAGCTGGCGAACACTCAGGCGATAGCAACGGGTCATTCTGTGCATTCAGCAACAATGTCGGCACGGTAATATCGGGCATAAAATTGACGGCTGATGCCTGCGTATAAAAGTCGTCTGCATCAGCATAGTCATTGACCGGAGCAGAAAAAAACTCATCGAAGTCCCGCCATTTTTTTACGTGTTGCAACTGAGTCATATCCAGCCGTCCGGGAAAGAGGGTAGCTTTCTGGCTTAATTTGGTAATTAGCTTTTTCATAAACCGATTCCGATAGAATCGGTTGGCGGGTCGATCGAGCAGTACGGCACTAGCGCCTAAATCAGTTGGTGCTGAGATGGCAACCCCACGCTTAATTACATCGGGAAGTTGCTTTCCATGAACGCCAAGGTATTTGAGCGTAATATTCCCTCCCATGCTATAGCCAACTAGTGCCACGTCATTATAGTGTTTAGTTTGGAGTGCATGATTGATAACCTCCCCTAAATCACCAATTTCGCCATGATTGTACAATCGAAACGCTCGGTTCATTTCGCCACTACACGATCGACAATTCCAGGCCAGTACATCATAGCCGTGTTGAGCAAACAATTTAGCCGTACCTAAAATGTATTGGCGACTACTATCTCCCTCTAACCCATGCGTCAAAACAACCAGGCGATTTCGGCTAGTATCAATCCAATCCAGATCAACAAAATCGCCATCAGCTAGTGTTAACCGCTCACGCTCATAGGTAACGCCCGTCACCTTACGCGTCAGGCTGGGAATAACCGTTTGCAAATGACCATTGTATTGATAGGCAGGTGGACCGGGGTAAGTAGAATGAATCAGCGGCATATAAATTGAACAACGGATACATTTACGTCGTTGTTCCAGCACAAACCACAGTTATGCATATTGCCAAATACCTTTCCGTTATCATTGCCAGCACCATTAAGTTTGTTGGAGGGCCACTTTCGGGTGTCGCACTGGGGTTAACATGGCTCGAGACAGCAGTTTGTACAACGCTGGGCATGATGATAAGCGTCATTGTGGTTGCATATGCTGGTGCGGCCTTACAAGCGCTGTGGCGTCGATATCGCCCAGAGCCACCTAAACGATTTACAAAGCGAACGCGACTGGCCATTCGTATCTGGCGACGGGCGGGTCTGGCGGGTATTGCCCTACTGACTCCACTGATTCTGACGCCAATTGGCGGAACGATCATCGCCGTTTCCTTTGGCGTTAAACGCGGCCCACTCTTACTCTATATGTTTATTAGTGGTGTTATCTGGGCCGTTGTTCAAACACTTGCCTTCTACCAGATTCCAGGCCTTAAGGGGATTTTTGGCTAGTTGTGAACCTGGTGAAGTAAGTGAAAGTGAGTGGAGTAGGTGGAGTCAGTACTAGAAAAACTTAATGCTCCAAATACTTACTTTACTTACTCCACTCACTTTCACTTACTTCACCAAGTTCACGACCTCACCGGCTTACCGACTGAGGTGGCGCTGTGGCTGACTTTTTGCGGAAATCCCCCTGAGAGAAATATTTTTCGATCAGACAGTACATCAGAATAAAGAAGTACCGACTACCCATTTCCTTAATCTTCAGCTTCGACTCGCCGTATTTCCGGTTTGTCCAGCTATTGGGCACTACTGCGTAGGAATACCCCCGTACAATAGCCTTAAGTGGTAATTCGACTGTTAGATTGAAGTGGGGTGCCAGAAACGGTTTAATACCTTCAATCGTTTCGCGTTTGTAAAGCTTGAATGCATTGGTCGTATCATTGTATTTAATTCCCATCACGATCCGAACAATGAAGTTGGCAACCCGGTTGATAAATTTTTTCAGCTCAGGGTAGTCAATTACTTTCCCATCTTTCCCCCAGCGTGAACCGAACACCGCATCGACATCGGTTTCCAGCATTTTGTGGTAAAATTTCACTAAATCTTCTGGATCGTCAGATAGGTCTGCCATAAACACAGCCACACAATCGCCCGAAAAACGTTCCAGGCCATAGCGTACAGCGTATCCAAATCCGTTCGGGCCTGGGTTCGTATAATAGACCAACGTCGGAATCTCAGTGGCAGCTAATTGTTCCAGTACCTTTAGTGTACCATCTTTCGAATTATCGTTTGTAACGCAGATTTCGTGAGGAACTCCGTGCTTGGCCAATGTTTGATAGAGAATGCGCAGTGTTGGTGGCAGCGACTCCTCTTCGTTATAAGCAGGGATAACAACGCTTAATTTCATAACTAGTCATGTGCGGGATAAAGCCGCAATTGGGGTTAAATTCATCCCGCATTGGCTACCGATAAGGCAATAGGCGGATTGTACTGTAGAGTTTAGCCAGCGGTCCTGGCACAATATAGTCTCTAATCACGTCTTTTGCTTTATCCCAGCCGGGTTTTGCCATATACAGATACTTGAAAGCTAGTCGAGCGCGTCGGAAATAGCTACCTTCATATTGTTTGGCATCAAGCATCATCCGGTAATAGCGAGCCATATTCCGGCGAAGAATTGCATCGTACCGATAGTCAAGTTCTCGATTGATATCGCTGTACATTTGGATGCGGTTACGCAGAAATGTTTCGTTCCGGTAATTATCATGAAAACTGGCACCTGCCCGATTTTTCCGATATACCGACATAACATCGGGGATATAACCAATCTTACCAAGTTTGGCTTTCAGGATCAATCGCGGAATATCGCCACTCGACGACTCCCGAAACCAGGAGGGGTACTCCTTAATACTATTCCGATACATGGTACTCGAGGTAGCCATAAACCAGATTTCATCCTCGCCAATCAGATCATCAACCGTATAAAACGGCTTCATATCGTTCCCATTGAGTACATGAGAAGGGCTACCATCCTCATAGGTGATCAATGCATTATGAAATGACATTGAATAGTCGGGATGGGCATCCAGTTGATCGGCCTGTTTCTGAAGCTTTAGTGGATCGGTCAAGTAGTCGTCCCCATCAATTAAGGCGTAATAGTCGCCTTTAGCAAGCTTCAGGGTCTCCAGAAAGTTAATCCCCCCATTTTTACCCATATTATGCGGATGCAAAACGCCAATAACCAGGCCGGGATATTGACGTTCATATTCCTGAATAATCTCCCGTGTACCATCACTCGAAAAATCATCTCCGACTAATATTTCAATAGGGAAGGTCGTTTTCTGCGCCAGAACACTATCAATAGCCTCGCGGATGAAATTCTTCTGATTGTAGGTGATAATCAGGACGCTAACTTTTGGCATAACGTTTTATAATAAAGAGTAAGACGTGAGATGTAAGGAAACTCCTTACGGTTTCTCACGTCTTACTCTCATCTATTCACTTCCTATACGGTTACTTCTTTAGCCGTTTGGATATGGGCTTTCCAACCCTGAGGTTCATCTTTTTCAGCAGGTTTGGCCCAGGGATCGTAAAATGGCAAAATGGCTACCCAACGTCCTGCGGGATCGTCCCAACTAAACCGGTCAGCAAAGCTGGATGGACTAACCCAATGCGGTAAGTCGTAGCGGAATAAAATCAAATCACCAATGTCCTGAAAGCCCTCTGTCTCAACAATATGGTCGTTGATCACATAGCCTGTACCACCTGAATTGTAGTCTTTCCCGTATTGATTTAATGCCAGAATAGTGCCTACTTTTTGTGGATTAAGTGGGTGCCAGTGCCGACCGAAGAAACTGCCGCCTAATGGATAATGTGTTACCTGTGGATGGAAATAAGGCTGTCCCTTACGGATACCATATTCTTCATTATTTCCGGTCAGGTTATTCCAGAACTGACGCATGGGTGTAAAAACGCCCATCAACGTCTGTTGCGTTGGCTCTTCAAGGTCAAGGATAGCATCGAAGGTGTGATCATGAAACAGTTGCGGGGCCTGCTGAATCTTGGCAATGTGCAACCGTTGCTTATGCTGGTTATTATCGAATGGATCGGGAGCTTCGGCCAGAGGGGTTTTAGATGCCCAGGCGTGAGTGGCTTCAATCACACCACGGAGTGTCTCTTCTGGAATACCGGTTTTGATAATAACAATATTTGGTTCGTTGACTAACCGCATTACCTCTTCATACGGAATCTCGGGCACGATCTGGCCATCCTTGAATTGAGCGTCAACTTTTATAAGGTATTTTGCTACTTCTTTCATGGTTATTCGCTTACTGATTTGGTACAAAGTAGGATGCTGTCTATATAAAATGCAAATTCCACTAGCCTGATTTTAGTCAGTTTTGGGTTGCGTTGCATAGCCGAATCCAGATGCGCCGAAGCCATTTCCATTGTAAAACATTACCCACTGATTTTGATGAGAAAAAATGTGGCAATAGTCCATCATCATTGAATCCCAACCATCAGCCGAGCGCTCTATGCCTGCCAATTCATCTTTCCTTACCCAGTTAATACCATCTGTTGACTCGGCATACCCAATCCTGTAACTACGCTGCACGTCGGTACGGTAGTTGGTTGCGTTCCGGTAGGAAAAATACATTTTGTACAAATTCCCGTCCTTATAAACCGTAGGCCGACCAATAGCATCGGTAAACTCATCGTAACCTACACAAACATGCCCTGTTCGCTCCCAATGAATACCATCGGTTGATTCAGCATACTTTACGTCATAAAATGGCTCCGGATGACCGTTTATCACTTCAATTTTGGTGCAGGACAGGTACCACATCCTCCACCGAATTGAGCCATCGGCCTGCTCCTCACGCATGACACAGGGCTGAGCTACCCAAACCTGATCGAACATATAGCGGTCAAGTAAAGGGCCGGTAAACTTACGCTCAAACGTCAACCCACCATCCCGACTAATGGCCAGACCAATTCCAAGCCGATAACTAGCCGTTTCACTCTTATTCCAGCCGGTATAGTATAACCAGATTTCGTCACCCGCATCGGCGGACCGTACTGGCAAAAACCAGGAAGGCATTGTTCCTGTTTCGTCAAACATGCCAACGGCCCCTTTTGTTAAGCAGGGTTTGTCATGTACATAGACGACTTCGGAAAGATTATCGGGATTCAGTTCAACAAACGATACCGCCGATGAGACGTTTTCATCGCGTGTAGAGAAATAAACCCGCACCTTATCCTTCATGGGATATCCAAACGGAACCTGAGCGTGGGTTCGGCTAAATGGCTGCGAGCCATCGGGTTTATAAATCAGTCCTTCTTTTTGCCAGATCATTAAATTCAGGTATTGCTTACAATGTTAATAAAGCAGGCCGATTACCTTACAAGTCAACAAAATTAAATCGTTGCTAATCAACCTGTCTTATTGCACTTCTTGAACGGTCAATTAGTTTACAAAGCCAGGCGGGCGGCCATGCTATCATGAATCTGGCTCATCGTTTCTTTCAGATCGAACGTCCAGTGCCAACCAGGATAATGTTGTTTGAATTTACTGAGGTCAGAAATGTACCAGATATGGTCGCCACTCCGGTTCGTTTCTGAGTACTGATAATTCATTTTATTACCCGAAATTTCTTCGCAAAGGGCAATTGCTTCGAGCATCGAGCAGTTGGCATACCGGCCACCGCCCGCATTGTACACTTCACCTGGGCGTGGGTTCTGATAGAAATGCCAGAACATGTTCACTAAATCCCAGCTGTGGATATTGTCGCGAACCTGCTTGCCTTTATAGCCAAAAATGGTGTATTGATTTCCCGTAATAGCACATTTCATCAGGTACGAGAGGAATCCATGCAACTGGGCTCCCGAGTGATTCGGTCCTGTTAGGCAACCACCCCGGAACACACCGGTGTTCATCCCGAAATAACGACCATACTCCTGCACCATAATATCAGCCGCCACTTTCGAAGCACCGAAAACAGAGTGTTTGGTATGATCAAGGCTCATGAACTCATCAATACCATTCTCGAAGTACGGGTGGTTCTGATCGATTTCCCAGCGCGTTTCTGTTTCAATCAACGGCAGGAAGTTAGGATTATCACCGTACACTTTGTTAGTAGAGGTAAATATAAAGACTGCTTCGGGGCAGTGTAGGCGAGTCATTTCAAGCATATTGAGGGTACCAACGGCATTCACCCCAAAATCTGTAAACGGCTCACGGGCAGCCCAGTCGTGGCTTGGTTGTGCTGCTGTATGTAAAACCAGCTTAATATCCGCACCAAATTCCTTGAAGATCACTTCCAACTGAGGAACCTCCCGGATATCAGCGGTACGGTGTTGGTAATTAGAATAGGCGTCAGCCAGACGATTACGGTTCCATTCCGTTGAGCCATCAGCTCCAAAGAAGTACTGCCGCATATTATTATCAATCCCAACAACGAGATCAAATTTGTCAGCAAAAAAGGCAACGGCTTCACTGCCAATTAAACCAGCAGAACCCGTAACTAATGCAATTTTCATGATTTTATGGTGATTTCTTAAGAAGGAATCAATGAAAAATACTATTTATCTCGGTAAAAGTAGCTCAATAAACCCGAAAGATTATAATTTCCCCTAAAAACCTAGCGCACAAAATAGCCAACGGTAATAGGTTATGTACTACTTAGTAAGGCTTTTAGCGACAACTGATAAAGGATAATAGGTTAAAGAGCCATTTTTTAGGCGTGCAAATCGAATTTTATCAAAGTGGCTCAGGCAAGGTTCATTTAGTGCATTCCAGTCAATAACTGCGTTAATACTCGTCTGTTGAAACCTAAACCGTAGTATATCTTTCCAGGAACGATCAGACAGTACGGGGAAATGATATTGGTAGCTTCCACAGTTTACAACGAAGAATACATGTTCGGAAAATGGAGAATAAGTCAAATTTTCTGCACGTAAAATTAGACCTGACTTAGTAGAATCAGCATTGGCTTCGTAGCGAGTATTAGTTTCGGTAATACTTGGTTCAATCTCCGAATAATACCCTTTTTTAATTACAGCGTTAGATACAGTATTAACAAACTCATACTCCTTTTTGCCCTGTATCACTGGATAAAAAAGCCACTTTTTTGTTGAATGGTAGTTCAATGCATCAGCTACCTGGTTAGTAAAATGGGTATACATTCGGGGAATATAAATCGTATAATTTACCAGTGTGATCAAAATACTTATAGCCACAAAAGAATATTTCCAGAAAGTTGTTAAACTTTTTTGTTCTGTACAATAATAGATTAGAATACCTAAAAAAAGGCAGGGATAAATTTTGTAGTGATCGATTACATTCGCATTTAGCCCATTAACTGAAGACCTTAAAAAGCTAATTAAGGCCATCGATAACGAAAGGAATAGCAGGTAAACTAATAAATATGATTTTTCAGACTTATAGTAAAATGGCTTATTTTTTATCACTAAATAACCTACTATTAATAAAAGTCCGGTCCCAATAAGTAGTGGTATCCAGGGCAAGGCATAATCTGGCCAATTGACAAAATAAGCATGAATTTGAATGAAGTAGAGAAGAGCATGGCTGATAAATTCCACATCGATAACACGCGGAGAATCTGCCTGGCCACCTTGTAGGGAGTAAACTAGTATTAATAAAGAAAGCGTTGCGCCGTAAACAATCAATCGTTTACCATCTTTCTGTACAAGTGAAATAAGTATCCCCAGTAGCCAGACCAGTAGTCCATTTCCATTGGAGAAGGTGGCCAGAAGACCTAACAGTATAATCCATCTTAAGGTCCCTTGCTGAACCATTAATCGAATACAGAGTAATGAAAATAGAAATACGGGTAAATTAAAAAAAGCAAAGGTATAATAATTCATAAACGAAATAGGCTGAAAAGCGAGCCAAACTAATACAGCACTACCAATTAAATTGGTTTTTCGTATAATAGTAGAAAGAAAAGCGATAAAGGAAATATTACCTATTATGATAAAAAAAGAGATATTTATTTGTCCTGTTAAGTAAACAAATGGGATGATTAGAAGCCGCTGAAAATAATGACGATGATTATTATACGGATCCAGAAAGGTATGTAGCTTATCCTGGAAAGCGTTTGCACTATCAAATTTATTTATAAAATTAAAGTACCATGAAAAGTCATCTATATAAGGAATATTTGTCAAAAAATGAAAAAATAAACTATAAAATAAAAATATAGGAATTAATATTAGGACAAAAACAATAAAGTTATTAATTGTAAATTTAATAGGGTTCAAATAAGTGGGTACAGGCATAGAAGATATTATACATTAAGCAATCATTTATTAACTAGGTATAACATTTTAAAGTTAAATACGAATTCAACACTAAAATCTGTTGATTCGCCAGTATTTATTTGCAAAAAATTGGCAGATAAAGTTACAATGATATCTGCAGCTGTTTCGCGCTTTATCATGGAAATCTATGATAATTTAAAGTTAAAACTGAAGTTTTAATGAGCTAAGAATACTTGCAAAACTTCGTCTACTGTAAGTGCACGATTATACAATTGAACTTCATCAATTTTTCCTGAAAAATAGCCATTATTTTCTGCAAGGAATAAATGGGCACCTATATTAAGACGTTTAGTAGGTTCATTATTCGTACCGCTAACGGTTAATTTCTGAGCCCCGTCAACAAATAAGCTGAACGATTTATCTTTCTTAACCAATACTAAATGATGCCAGTTAGTATCCGTTATATATTCTGATGAGTTCGCTAAATCGCAATTAACACCACCAAGTAATATTGAAACTTTATTACCCTTATTACATAGCCCATTACTCATTTCCAGACCAAAGCCGTTATGCTTGGGATCACCATAATACATTATGACAGCGTCCTGATTCAAATTATCAGCCTTAACCCAGCAAGCCATTGTAATAGTTGAGCCATAATCTATATTATCAACATAAATTACGGTATTAATACCATTAAATTGATAAGCTGAATTAGGATTGTTGAAGCGATCTGAAGCTGGTTTGGCTTCTATTATCTGAGCTGTATTATTATTACCACTACCATCCTTGCCCCCTTCGGAAAAACTGTAACAACCGACTACACCGCTCACAGGAGAACATGTTGTTACAGGAGGGAATTGATGGTCTTTAATAAGTGAACAAGCACATAAGAAAAGCCAAGCGCATAAAAAAATAGATAAGTAAATTGTATTTTTCATAATAGTATTAAAGATAATGGCTGCCGGTAATCTTTATGCATAAAGTGTTAAGTGTAACACAGCCATAACAACAGGTGCATTAAGAACTCACAAAAATAATTGGCTTGGCATGCAAGTAACTACAATCAACAGATAGGCTATTTATTGTAAACTTGGCATAAAAAATTTCAATCTTGACGATCAGGAATTATCAACTTAAGAAATTGCCGACCGTCAAGATTGAAAAATGAAATTTCAAGTAATAACTAACAAAATGTTAGTTATTACTATTTATTAGATAAAGCCTAATTACCTTGTGCAATAGAACCAGCACCGAATAGCTTCTCGCGAATTTTTTGAGTCCTTGCCTCTAGCTCAGGATTAGGCGTGTACGTATATTTTGATTGAACGGCTGCCGAATCTTTACCTGTTCCATATACTTCGGGGTCCCCAGCCCGGTAATCGGAGCGAAAATCTTCTGCCCGATAATCTGCCTGACGGACGGAGTTATACTTTTGATAGTCGCACGATGCCATCGATACTACTACTACAGCCAACAAACTTATATTGAGTACGCGTTTCATAGCCACTTGATTACGAATTAATTCGACAAAAATAAGAAACAGTCCCTTGTCAATCGTAGTTAGTCGTCAGTTTTTTTCGCTCACATCCGTATA
Coding sequences:
- a CDS encoding MerR family transcriptional regulator, whose protein sequence is MSTYSIRDLEQLSGIKAHTLRIWEQRYAIIAPQRTDTNIRTYDDQDLKLVLNISLLKDHGYKISEISKLSPDELASEVIKVSDRQVTYPDQIHALTLSMLDLDEDRFEKIINTNILQFGFENTMIHIIYPFLNRIGTLWVTGSVGPAQEHFITNLIRQKIIVAIDGQSKHTVTGKKYLLFLPEGEFHEISLLFANYIIRARSNKVIYLGQSLPFEELAYAYERHKPDYLFTVITSHPSNHEVQPYVNRLAKTFSDSHIIMTGYQVVGQDIDSPDNTTIINQINDLVRIATN
- a CDS encoding YheT family hydrolase; amino-acid sequence: MPLIHSTYPGPPAYQYNGHLQTVIPSLTRKVTGVTYERERLTLADGDFVDLDWIDTSRNRLVVLTHGLEGDSSRQYILGTAKLFAQHGYDVLAWNCRSCSGEMNRAFRLYNHGEIGDLGEVINHALQTKHYNDVALVGYSMGGNITLKYLGVHGKQLPDVIKRGVAISAPTDLGASAVLLDRPANRFYRNRFMKKLITKLSQKATLFPGRLDMTQLQHVKKWRDFDEFFSAPVNDYADADDFYTQASAVNFMPDITVPTLLLNAQNDPLLSPECSPAWLAEHHASIFLETPRVGGHVGFQLARDIYTYAERRALSFTRGN
- a CDS encoding glycosyltransferase family 2 protein; this translates as MKLSVVIPAYNEEESLPPTLRILYQTLAKHGVPHEICVTNDNSKDGTLKVLEQLAATEIPTLVYYTNPGPNGFGYAVRYGLERFSGDCVAVFMADLSDDPEDLVKFYHKMLETDVDAVFGSRWGKDGKVIDYPELKKFINRVANFIVRIVMGIKYNDTTNAFKLYKRETIEGIKPFLAPHFNLTVELPLKAIVRGYSYAVVPNSWTNRKYGESKLKIKEMGSRYFFILMYCLIEKYFSQGDFRKKSATAPPQSVSR
- a CDS encoding glycosyltransferase family 2 protein encodes the protein MPKVSVLIITYNQKNFIREAIDSVLAQKTTFPIEILVGDDFSSDGTREIIQEYERQYPGLVIGVLHPHNMGKNGGINFLETLKLAKGDYYALIDGDDYLTDPLKLQKQADQLDAHPDYSMSFHNALITYEDGSPSHVLNGNDMKPFYTVDDLIGEDEIWFMATSSTMYRNSIKEYPSWFRESSSGDIPRLILKAKLGKIGYIPDVMSVYRKNRAGASFHDNYRNETFLRNRIQMYSDINRELDYRYDAILRRNMARYYRMMLDAKQYEGSYFRRARLAFKYLYMAKPGWDKAKDVIRDYIVPGPLAKLYSTIRLLPYR
- a CDS encoding NAD-dependent epimerase/dehydratase family protein; protein product: MKIALVTGSAGLIGSEAVAFFADKFDLVVGIDNNMRQYFFGADGSTEWNRNRLADAYSNYQHRTADIREVPQLEVIFKEFGADIKLVLHTAAQPSHDWAAREPFTDFGVNAVGTLNMLEMTRLHCPEAVFIFTSTNKVYGDNPNFLPLIETETRWEIDQNHPYFENGIDEFMSLDHTKHSVFGASKVAADIMVQEYGRYFGMNTGVFRGGCLTGPNHSGAQLHGFLSYLMKCAITGNQYTIFGYKGKQVRDNIHSWDLVNMFWHFYQNPRPGEVYNAGGGRYANCSMLEAIALCEEISGNKMNYQYSETNRSGDHIWYISDLSKFKQHYPGWHWTFDLKETMSQIHDSMAARLAL
- a CDS encoding LamG domain-containing protein, with product MKNTIYLSIFLCAWLFLCACSLIKDHQFPPVTTCSPVSGVVGCYSFSEGGKDGSGNNNTAQIIEAKPASDRFNNPNSAYQFNGINTVIYVDNIDYGSTITMACWVKADNLNQDAVIMYYGDPKHNGFGLEMSNGLCNKGNKVSILLGGVNCDLANSSEYITDTNWHHLVLVKKDKSFSLFVDGAQKLTVSGTNNEPTKRLNIGAHLFLAENNGYFSGKIDEVQLYNRALTVDEVLQVFLAH